The Pantanalinema sp. DNA segment CGCTGAGCCTCGATCAGCTCCCACGAGCCGTCGACCGAGGCATTGTCGACCACGATCAGCTCGAAGTCCCGGTAGGTCTGGGCTCGCAGCGAATCGAGGCAGGCCTCCAGGTAGTCGCCCCCGTTGTAGTTCAGGACGATCAGCGAAACCTTGGGGACCGTCATCGGGGGGCTTCCTCTCGGGGAAGGGCGGCGCGCATGCGCTCGACCTCGGCGCGCAGCAGGCCCAGCTCCTGGGCCAGGTCCCGGTTCTTGTCCGCGAGCTTGGAGATGACGAGCGAGTAGTGCATGAGCAGCAGGTACGCGCCCATGATCAGGATGAGGAAGAGCGCGGCCGGCGGGTAGGCGATGCCGACGGAGAAGGAGATGCGGGTCAGCAGGTCGCGCCACAGGGAGAGTCCGAGGAAGGCCAGGGCGATCGCGAGCCACAGCAGCGAGTATTCCTCGCGGAGCTTCTTCTGGCGAAGCAGGTTCAGCACCGCGCCGAGCACCGCGAGGCTGCCGAGCACCGCCAGGACCTGGATGCGGAAGATCTGGACTTCCATCTAGGCGCCTCGCGTGCGGACGGGGGCCCGGAGCAGGTTCAGGCCGATGGCGAGCATGACCTTGACCATGTAGTAGGCGGACTTCAGGCCGTGGATCGACGAGC contains these protein-coding regions:
- a CDS encoding DUF2304 domain-containing protein yields the protein MEVQIFRIQVLAVLGSLAVLGAVLNLLRQKKLREEYSLLWLAIALAFLGLSLWRDLLTRISFSVGIAYPPAALFLILIMGAYLLLMHYSLVISKLADKNRDLAQELGLLRAEVERMRAALPREEAPR